From one Lycorma delicatula isolate Av1 chromosome 2, ASM4794821v1, whole genome shotgun sequence genomic stretch:
- the brn gene encoding beta-1,3-galactosyltransferase brn, giving the protein MLVRMKWIIINRMVKTKFKYVIIVGFVILYIFGVHIHLLEKDFYNEFNYPLQGDIVRYAEQVKNNKKLDHEPINTYNYKFISNNKTKCASSGNDSKLRLVYIIKSAMKNFDRRIGIRQSWGYESRFSDVPIRTVFLLGIGTDNIVQEKIEKENEKFGDIVQASFIDDYYNNTIKTMMGFKWAVEFCPNSKFYFFSDDDMYVSTKNILRFVRNPVNYPAYLQLPIASVNEEIVTNLNNIRNREVKSLPLQFNSRRLSQVLDFELPDDVVLYSGYVFVSSPHRHFTSKWYISLEEYPYHMWPPYVSAGAYILSKEALVNLYFGSMFTKHFRFDDIYLGIVAKKMNIEPFHCNEFYFYKKDYNIYNYKYTIASHGYGDPVELLRVWNEQRSANNA; this is encoded by the coding sequence ATGCTTGTTAGAATGAAGTGGATAATAATAAATCGTATGGTGAAAACGAAATTTAAGTATGTGATCATAGTTGGTTTTGTGATATTATATATCTTCGGTGTCCACATTCATCTTTTAGAGaaagatttttacaatgaatttaattatCCTCTACAAGGTGACATAGTTCGTTATGCTGAACaggttaagaataataaaaagttgGATCATGAACCTATTAATacgtataattacaaatttatatcaaataacaaaactaaatgtGCTAGTAGTGGTAATGATTCTAAGTTGAGACTAGTTTACATTATAAAGTCTGCTATGAAAAACTTTGATCGCCGTATAGGCATAAGGCAGTCGTGGGGTTATGAAAGCAGGTTTTCTGATGTGCCTATACGAACTGTTTTTCTTTTGGGAATTGGAACTGATAATATTGTccaggaaaaaattgaaaaagaaaatgaaaagtttGGTGATATTGTGCAGGCAAGTTTTATTGATGATTATtacaataatactattaaaactaTGATGGGTTTTAAATGGGCAGTGGAATTTTGTCCtaattcaaagttttatttttttagtgatgatgatatgtatgttTCTACTAAGAATATTCTACGATTTGTTCGCAATCCTGTCAATTACCCAGCCTACTTGCAGCTACCTATAGCTTCTGTTAATGAagaaattgttacaaatttaaacaatatacgAAATCGTGAAGTTAAATCATTGCCTTTACAATTTAATTCCAGAAGATTATCACAAGTACTGGATTTTGAACTACCAGATGATGTTGTTTTATACTCAGGTTATGTTTTTGTATCTTCTCCACATCGCCATTTTACTAGTAAATGGTACATTTCTTTGGAAGAATATCCTTACCACATGTGGCCTCCTTATGTTTCAGCAGGAGCATATATACTATCAAAAGAAGCATTAGTTAACTTATATTTTGGTAGTatgtttacaaaacattttaggtTTGATGATATATATTTAGGTATTGttgcaaaaaaaatgaatatcgaaccatttcattgtaatgaattttatttttataaaaaagattataacatttataattacaaatatactaTTGCTTCACATGGCTATGGTGATCCTGTCGAACTATTAAGAGTATGGAATGAGCAGAGAAGTGCTAATAATGCATAA